TTATGAAAAAAACCCTTTCCCTTGCTTTGATGTTCGCCTCGATGGTAGGTGCCTACGCACAGAAATATGATTTCCAATCGATTACGGATGTACCGTGTACGGCCGTCATTTCACAGGGGAATACCGGCACGTGTTGGAGCTTCTCGACTACCTCCTTCCTGGAAGCGGAAATCATCCGGAAAACCGGGAAAACCGTCGACCTGAGCGAGATGTACAATGTGCGGGAAACGTATGAAGACAAAGCCTTTACCTATTTGATGCGACAGGGACATGCCCAGTTCGGTGAAGGGGGACTCGCCCACGATGTCATCAACAGCGCACGGAAATACGGTGTGGTACCGCAAAGTGTCTTTTCGGGGATGCCGGACGGTGGGAACCGCTATGACCATTCGCAATTGGTGGGGAAACTGGAAAGCGTCCTGAAACAATACGCCACTTCTAAGACGTTGTCACCACAATGGCGCACCGACGTGGCCACGTTACTGGATGCCAGTATCGGGAAACCTGTCACTTCGTTTACGTATGAGGGCACTACCTATACGCCGAAGACCTTCCTTTCCTCCCTCAAACTCAACCTCGACGATTATGTGACGATTACCTCGTTCACGCATGAAGCGCCTTACCAGAAATTCATCCTGGATGTACCGGATAACTTCTCAAACGGCAGTTTTTACAACCTTCCGCTTGACGAGTATATCGACAATATCGACAATGCCCTGGCTAACGGTTATTCGGTCGCGCTCGACGCGGATGTGAGTGAGCCGTATTTCTTTTCGCAACAGGGCGTGGCGGTGGTGCCTGCTTCGGAAGGCGACTATGCGGCCAGTGCCACCGAGATCCGGCCTGAGCAAACGATTACGCCTGACATGCGCCAGACGGCCTTCGAGAACTACAGCACTACGGATGACCACCTGATGCTGATTGTCGGAAAAGCGAAAGACCAAAATGGTAACCTGTACTATAAAGTGAAGAACTCATGGGGCTCCCAGGCGGGTTACCAGGGCTTCTTTTATATGAGCGTATCCTACATTCGTCTGAAGTCGATTTCGGTATTGGTCAGCCGCGACGCCTTGTTGAAGAAAACCCGTAAAGCGCTGGCTATCTGATGATTTTCCGTACTGCCTACAGTCGTCCTTATGTTTTCCTGTTCGGAATAGTGGGATTGCTGCTGGTAACTGCGATTCTGGCATTGGCGTGCCTGCCGGGGGAAGCCGTGCCGCTGCCGGTTTTTGTGCTTTTCGGATTGATCGCAGCCTTGCTGGCCTGGATCCTCTTTTCGACACGTTTTGTAATTGCGGAGGGCACCCTCACCGCCAGCAGTGGGCCGCTTCGAAAAACAATCGAAATAGCTTCGATCTCCAGAATAGTGTATGATGACCAGTTGTTCAAGATGTCGCTTTGGAAAATAGGATGCAGCCACCGCGGACTCATGATCCACTATGGAAAGTTCGACGATATTTATATCTCGCCCGAACGACGGGATGTGTTTGTGAGCGAATTGTGTCGGCTTAATCCGGGTATCACCGTACATCGTTAGGTCGCTGCCCTCACCCTTCGCTCCCCTCACCTGTCTCTTCTCTCTTTTCACTTTTTCTTATATTAGCCACAAGTAAAACCCGAAGCCATGGAAAACCTGAAGTTGATCGCGTTTGCTGTCCCCGCTTTTTTGATTTTCGTTTTTATCGAATACCGTATTGCGAAAGCGAAGCGGAAGGAGCACCTGTTCCATTATGAAAGTTCTATATCGAACATCAGTATCGGTATCGCCGAGCGGATGCTCAACCTGTTCGTTTCGGCCGGATTCTACGGCCTTTTCGTGTGGATCTACGACCACGCCCGCCTTTTCACCATCCCGGAAACGGTCATGAGTTGGGTGGTGTTGGTGCTGGCCACGGATTTCGTTTGGTATTGGTACCACCGGCTCGGGCATGAAGTCAACCTGTTCTGGGCGGCGCATATCGTGCACCACCAGAGCGAGGAGTTCAACCTGACGGTATCGGCGCGTATTACGACGATACAGGCGCTGATCCGGACGGTCTTCTGGTGTTTCCTGCCGTTGATCGGTTTTCCTCCGAAAATGGTGATCCTGATGTTGTTGGTGCACGGGGCCTATTCGTTTTTCACCCATACCCAGGTCATCAAGCGCGTGCCGTGGTTGGAAAAAGTGTTTGTGACACCGTCGATACATGGTGTACACCACGCGTCTAATGAACACTATCTCGACAAGAATTATGGGGATATGTTTGTGTTTTGGGACAAACTTTTCGGCACGTTCCAGGAAGAAGTGGACCAACCGGTGTATGGTTTGACACATCCGCTGAAAAGCCGGAGTTTCCTGTGGCAGCACTTCCATTATTATTTCGAAATAGCGGAATCGTTCCGGCGGGCAACCGATTGGAAGGGAAAATGGCGGGCCGTGTTCGGAAGTCCAAAATACATGGACCAGGATATCCGTCCGCAACTGGAAAAGTACTTCCTGCAAGACCGCACGGGCCGTCATCCGAAACTGCGCTTCCGGCACTACCTCGCCGCGCAGATTGCCCTCAGTATGGCCGTACTGACCGCCTTTACGTATTGGTTCGATGGGTTGGATGGGATCACCATCACCTTTGCCGTTT
This genomic interval from Flavobacterium sp. HJ-32-4 contains the following:
- a CDS encoding C1 family peptidase, with translation MKKTLSLALMFASMVGAYAQKYDFQSITDVPCTAVISQGNTGTCWSFSTTSFLEAEIIRKTGKTVDLSEMYNVRETYEDKAFTYLMRQGHAQFGEGGLAHDVINSARKYGVVPQSVFSGMPDGGNRYDHSQLVGKLESVLKQYATSKTLSPQWRTDVATLLDASIGKPVTSFTYEGTTYTPKTFLSSLKLNLDDYVTITSFTHEAPYQKFILDVPDNFSNGSFYNLPLDEYIDNIDNALANGYSVALDADVSEPYFFSQQGVAVVPASEGDYAASATEIRPEQTITPDMRQTAFENYSTTDDHLMLIVGKAKDQNGNLYYKVKNSWGSQAGYQGFFYMSVSYIRLKSISVLVSRDALLKKTRKALAI
- a CDS encoding PH domain-containing protein; translation: MIFRTAYSRPYVFLFGIVGLLLVTAILALACLPGEAVPLPVFVLFGLIAALLAWILFSTRFVIAEGTLTASSGPLRKTIEIASISRIVYDDQLFKMSLWKIGCSHRGLMIHYGKFDDIYISPERRDVFVSELCRLNPGITVHR
- a CDS encoding sterol desaturase family protein codes for the protein MENLKLIAFAVPAFLIFVFIEYRIAKAKRKEHLFHYESSISNISIGIAERMLNLFVSAGFYGLFVWIYDHARLFTIPETVMSWVVLVLATDFVWYWYHRLGHEVNLFWAAHIVHHQSEEFNLTVSARITTIQALIRTVFWCFLPLIGFPPKMVILMLLVHGAYSFFTHTQVIKRVPWLEKVFVTPSIHGVHHASNEHYLDKNYGDMFVFWDKLFGTFQEEVDQPVYGLTHPLKSRSFLWQHFHYYFEIAESFRRATDWKGKWRAVFGSPKYMDQDIRPQLEKYFLQDRTGRHPKLRFRHYLAAQIALSMAVLTAFTYWFDGLDGITITFAVSFILLTLVNCGALLEQRKWICYLEYSRLLVTIGFLLHLAGILEWIILPMFLIVVAERVFNVSRRYNRLLLEETA